The following are encoded in a window of Methanobrevibacter ruminantium M1 genomic DNA:
- a CDS encoding DUF4062 domain-containing protein yields the protein MEWKYATIFISSSFIDMHAERDYLIKKVFPELEEWCEEHKIHLSNIDLRWGVPEEISNNKSTIEKCLINIDESRPFFLCFLAQRRGWIPDFAEDISDDTFKRYEEIAAYSGLSATEMEIEHALLSPLKDFLNDDDELPENLRTRHSLFFIRDKSSLDEITDAQKRVYTNYGLVDAEHGEFIPGEYDSEGNCIREPKIIDDLSLKTKEIIEDADNSSQKIVDRIIKMKGDCDLPEDEKKVHIEITKYTGDWNRNLKIPEIEALTNKDKDDPEKKVRRYNDYEWMGRLSNFKEVKEDYKDISLIKKSENIESKIGRPLKDVIIEQMKRQLELEFPENFKEDEDLTEEERILQNELNQQDNFAYLNSQGYIPIKKDTDILSKYIEDADESRICLVSSEAGFGKTMLLANLAIQLEKKYTNKYDETRPNQKAIYKRFCGASNLSSKAFSLWDTIIQEAGLTEDDDFKIPKNLDELKKSIDKILDKISQKGESVIIIDAVNQMPDGLEMLKWLPAPESSNLKIIISCKEDNEDKELCLESLKFIKDRNAICPYFEDGHEDELGGEYKNYSFELKALEDCKNEKTKIINAYLKNYLKELSNKDIETICSFDASKNPLFLKVLLAELRVFASFEKLRDEIQEFIKDEFADESKLTSEDSSNHSDDSEGSKKQSQGSPKTAFNHVLERLEHDEDLVEGEALVPLIFALLANARVGLSRDEMASIIKAAKPDLDDEYIRDTINLNLRQVKPFMARKEGRDDFFYESFKLAAQERYAPKNIPKNERLNEYFKDKEDSDKLINVNALLADYFLKDALGQDSADSNDKTLDLSTIDGFNFKGENIRSYNELPYHANESRDFDRLKDILSSYSFIKNKINLSDINNLIVDYQFKDFEDAQHPFIKDEEDHSIVLIGRALELSAPILSDDKSELPAQLYGRMVDLRDDEVISPLIDEIEADYEMVLKPKSNSLYSPKSSIIKRPKVNGTKSTSSIEITDDKLLISANEDGTLNLFDLESNDLEILEEPHDSKVIRIIPTDEGQNMLMASSNGQINKWDINNRSIFKDDDNIYPKINANITDIYLSGTYNKIYASSHEGIFTIDLDTKELCEEKEIEHKKYNQILVPRRNEAILVCDEKEVDGWDVYEKRKAYNRQHQQNPAGEESSTQLDSSEEIRFMGLNKRFLTLISENGQMKFWNTLKNSGGGESIDEAQVCSPHDKFAQAITLEKEDQIITISDMGVLRVWNIPRPRQPKFEIAKIEGSDIPMDIQTGIKSPTAIDYFTDGDERWVIVANENNDISVIDLNKKVEANKETKHSESVLSIKIDGNHMITASDNGEIFAWDLNKEECINKFASEFRVNSISYDRDKSQLLLSGVKKEKDGNKIYKIASRDATDMWEPIKVQDDGSDSKKSKKLIDLNADDRDNPNPVIDIAQISDGMVFIEEKKISMPDYEAGFDKKATSLATQFDSNLAFVGFEDGSISSYPRETEFDAGINSPVVKIRVSGDRLVAGFKDGSVVIFDLSGTKTASFKAHDKAITNIYLDESRLITISEDKTLKFWKNDECTYTYFLDIFATSVSVNDGKLILGDTLGNLRFFEL from the coding sequence ATGGAATGGAAATATGCAACTATATTTATAAGCAGCAGTTTCATAGACATGCATGCAGAAAGGGACTACCTTATCAAAAAGGTCTTCCCAGAGCTAGAGGAGTGGTGCGAAGAGCACAAGATACACTTATCAAACATTGACTTAAGATGGGGAGTTCCAGAAGAAATCTCCAACAACAAAAGCACAATCGAAAAGTGCCTAATCAATATTGACGAAAGCCGTCCATTCTTCTTATGTTTCCTCGCTCAAAGGAGGGGATGGATTCCAGATTTCGCTGAAGACATCAGCGATGACACTTTCAAAAGATATGAGGAGATTGCAGCCTATAGCGGTCTTTCAGCCACTGAAATGGAAATTGAGCATGCATTGCTTTCACCGTTAAAAGACTTTTTAAATGATGACGATGAGCTTCCAGAGAATCTACGTACAAGACATTCCCTATTCTTCATAAGGGACAAGTCCTCATTGGATGAAATCACAGACGCTCAAAAGAGGGTATATACAAATTACGGTTTGGTAGATGCTGAACATGGAGAGTTTATCCCTGGAGAATATGACAGCGAAGGCAATTGCATAAGGGAACCTAAGATAATAGATGACTTGTCCTTAAAAACCAAGGAAATCATCGAAGATGCCGACAATTCCTCTCAAAAGATTGTTGATAGAATAATCAAAATGAAAGGGGACTGTGATCTTCCAGAGGATGAAAAGAAGGTTCACATTGAAATAACAAAGTACACTGGGGATTGGAACAGGAACTTGAAGATTCCAGAAATTGAGGCTCTCACCAATAAGGATAAGGACGATCCAGAGAAAAAGGTCCGCCGTTACAATGACTATGAATGGATGGGCAGGCTAAGTAATTTTAAAGAGGTTAAAGAGGATTATAAGGATATAAGTCTAATCAAGAAATCTGAAAATATAGAATCTAAAATCGGCAGGCCACTTAAGGATGTCATAATCGAACAGATGAAGAGACAGTTGGAATTGGAATTCCCAGAAAACTTTAAGGAGGATGAGGACCTAACCGAAGAGGAAAGAATCCTCCAGAATGAGTTGAATCAACAGGATAACTTTGCATATCTTAACAGCCAAGGCTATATTCCAATCAAAAAGGACACAGACATATTAAGCAAATACATTGAAGACGCCGATGAAAGCAGGATATGTCTTGTATCCTCTGAGGCAGGTTTCGGTAAGACTATGCTTCTTGCAAACTTGGCCATTCAACTTGAGAAGAAATATACAAATAAATATGATGAGACAAGGCCAAACCAAAAGGCTATCTATAAGAGATTCTGTGGAGCTTCCAATTTAAGTTCAAAGGCATTCTCTCTATGGGATACAATCATTCAAGAAGCAGGTTTGACAGAGGATGATGATTTCAAGATTCCAAAGAATTTGGATGAGCTAAAGAAATCCATAGATAAGATTCTTGATAAAATTTCCCAGAAGGGAGAGTCTGTAATCATAATCGATGCAGTCAATCAGATGCCTGACGGCTTAGAGATGCTAAAATGGCTCCCTGCACCTGAATCATCTAATCTAAAGATAATAATATCATGTAAGGAAGATAATGAAGATAAGGAACTATGCCTCGAAAGCTTAAAATTCATAAAGGATAGAAATGCAATCTGCCCTTACTTTGAGGACGGTCATGAGGATGAGCTTGGAGGAGAATATAAGAACTATAGCTTTGAGCTTAAGGCCTTGGAGGATTGTAAGAACGAAAAGACTAAGATAATCAATGCATATCTTAAAAACTACTTGAAGGAGCTTTCTAATAAGGATATTGAAACCATATGTAGTTTCGATGCATCTAAAAACCCTCTTTTCCTAAAGGTATTGTTGGCCGAGCTTAGGGTATTTGCCTCATTTGAAAAGCTAAGGGATGAGATTCAAGAGTTTATTAAGGATGAGTTTGCAGATGAATCTAAATTGACTTCTGAAGATTCTTCTAATCATTCTGATGATTCTGAAGGCTCTAAAAAGCAATCTCAAGGTTCTCCAAAGACAGCATTCAACCATGTTTTGGAAAGATTGGAGCATGACGAGGACCTTGTTGAAGGTGAAGCTCTTGTTCCTTTAATCTTTGCACTGCTTGCAAATGCAAGGGTGGGATTGTCCAGGGATGAAATGGCTTCCATAATAAAGGCCGCAAAGCCTGATTTGGATGATGAATACATCAGAGATACAATAAACCTTAACCTAAGGCAAGTGAAGCCATTCATGGCAAGAAAGGAAGGAAGGGACGACTTCTTCTATGAAAGCTTCAAACTAGCTGCACAAGAAAGGTATGCTCCTAAAAACATTCCAAAGAATGAGCGTTTGAATGAATACTTTAAGGATAAGGAAGATTCTGATAAGTTAATCAATGTCAATGCCTTGCTTGCAGATTATTTCTTAAAAGATGCTTTAGGTCAAGATTCGGCGGATTCTAATGATAAAACCCTAGACTTAAGTACTATAGATGGTTTCAACTTTAAAGGGGAAAATATCCGCTCATATAATGAGCTTCCATACCATGCAAACGAGTCAAGAGACTTTGACAGATTGAAAGATATATTGTCTTCATACTCATTCATTAAAAACAAGATCAATCTAAGCGACATCAACAATCTTATTGTTGATTATCAGTTCAAGGACTTTGAAGATGCCCAACATCCATTCATAAAGGATGAGGAGGACCATTCAATAGTCCTGATAGGTCGGGCATTGGAACTCTCTGCTCCTATCCTCTCTGATGATAAGTCTGAGCTTCCTGCCCAATTATATGGAAGGATGGTTGACTTAAGGGATGATGAAGTGATAAGTCCACTTATAGATGAAATTGAGGCTGATTATGAGATGGTCTTAAAGCCAAAATCCAATTCCCTTTACTCTCCAAAGAGCTCAATCATAAAAAGGCCAAAGGTGAATGGAACAAAATCCACATCAAGCATTGAAATAACCGATGATAAATTGCTTATCTCTGCAAATGAGGATGGAACATTAAACCTCTTTGACCTTGAAAGCAATGACTTGGAGATTCTTGAAGAGCCTCATGATTCTAAGGTAATCAGAATAATACCAACAGATGAAGGCCAAAATATGCTGATGGCATCAAGCAATGGCCAAATCAATAAATGGGACATAAACAATCGTTCAATCTTCAAGGATGACGATAACATTTATCCAAAAATAAATGCCAATATCACAGACATCTATCTCTCTGGAACATATAATAAGATTTATGCATCTTCCCATGAGGGAATATTCACAATAGACCTGGATACAAAAGAGCTATGTGAAGAAAAAGAGATAGAGCATAAGAAATATAATCAAATCCTTGTTCCAAGAAGAAACGAGGCAATCCTTGTCTGTGACGAGAAGGAGGTTGACGGCTGGGATGTCTATGAAAAGAGAAAGGCATATAACAGGCAGCATCAGCAAAATCCTGCAGGAGAGGAAAGCTCCACCCAATTGGATTCATCAGAGGAAATAAGGTTTATGGGACTTAATAAGAGATTCCTTACCTTGATTTCTGAAAACGGACAGATGAAGTTCTGGAACACCCTTAAAAACTCTGGCGGTGGAGAAAGCATTGATGAGGCACAGGTATGCAGCCCTCACGACAAGTTCGCCCAAGCTATCACATTAGAGAAGGAGGACCAGATAATAACCATTTCAGATATGGGAGTGCTAAGGGTCTGGAACATTCCAAGGCCAAGGCAGCCTAAGTTTGAAATAGCTAAAATCGAAGGCTCAGACATTCCTATGGACATTCAGACAGGTATTAAGTCACCTACAGCTATTGACTATTTCACTGATGGTGATGAGAGATGGGTCATTGTAGCTAATGAGAACAATGACATAAGCGTAATCGACCTGAATAAGAAAGTGGAAGCCAATAAGGAAACTAAACATAGTGAGTCTGTATTGTCAATAAAAATAGATGGAAATCATATGATTACAGCTTCAGATAATGGTGAAATATTTGCTTGGGATTTAAATAAGGAAGAATGCATTAATAAATTTGCAAGTGAATTCAGAGTCAATTCTATTTCATATGATAGGGACAAGTCACAATTGCTCTTATCAGGTGTAAAGAAGGAGAAAGACGGCAATAAGATATATAAGATAGCTAGCCGTGACGCTACAGATATGTGGGAGCCTATTAAGGTCCAAGATGATGGAAGCGATTCTAAAAAGTCCAAAAAGCTTATTGACTTAAATGCTGATGATAGGGACAATCCTAATCCTGTCATTGATATTGCTCAAATCAGTGATGGAATGGTATTCATTGAAGAGAAAAAGATTTCCATGCCTGATTATGAGGCAGGCTTTGATAAAAAGGCTACAAGCTTAGCTACTCAATTCGACTCCAATCTAGCATTTGTAGGATTTGAAGACGGAAGCATTAGTTCATATCCAAGAGAAACAGAATTTGATGCAGGAATCAATTCTCCAGTTGTTAAAATTAGAGTAAGTGGCGATAGATTAGTCGCAGGATTTAAGGATGGATCTGTTGTGATATTTGACTTAAGCGGTACAAAAACAGCAAGCTTTAAGGCTCATGATAAGGCCATAACAAATATCTATCTTGATGAGTCCAGATTAATCACTATTTCAGAAGACAAGACATTAAAATTCTGGAAGAATGATGAGTGCACTTATACTTACTTCTTAGACATATTTGCAACATCTGTCAGTGTTAATGATGGCAAATTGATTCTTGGTGACACTTTAGGTAATTTAAGGTTCTTTGAATTGTAG